One segment of Mus pahari chromosome 11, PAHARI_EIJ_v1.1, whole genome shotgun sequence DNA contains the following:
- the Prlr gene encoding prolactin receptor isoform X1, which translates to MCCLYQEEGASLKKNMPSALAFMLLLLNISLLNGQSPPGKPEIHKCRSPDKETFTCWWTPGSDGGLPTNYSLTYSKEGEKNTYECPDYKTSGPNSCFFSKQYTSIWKIYIIIVNATNEMGSSASDPLYVDVTYIVEPEPPRNLTLEVKQLKDKKTYLWVKWSPPTITDVKTGWFTMEYEIRLKSEEAEEWEIHFTGHQTQFKVFDLYPGQKYLVQTRCKPDHGYWSRWSQEKSIEIPKDFTLKDTTVWIIVAVLSAVICLIMVWAVALKGYSMMTCIFPPVPGPKIKGFDTHLLEKGKSEELLSALGCQDFPPTSDCEDLLVEFLEVDDNEDERLMPSHSKEYPGQGVKPTHLDPDSDSGHGSYDSHSLLSEKCEEPKAYPPTFHIPEIAEKPENPEANIPPTPDPQSTTPNGHTDASRSTACPLPPGQHMPRSPYHSIADVCKLAGSPIDTLDSFSDKAEENVLKSSEAPGEEEVAVQEGAKSFPSNKQNTPRPLLQEKGPAVYAKPPDYVEIHKVNRDGVLSLLLKQRENHQTENPGVPETGKEYAKVSGVTDNNILVLVPDSRAQNTALLGESVKKVPPSLEQNQSEKDLASFTATSSNRRLQLGRLDYLDPTCFMHSFH; encoded by the exons ATGTGTTGCCTGTATCAAGAAGAAGGGGCCAGCCTGAAGAAAAACATGCCATCTGCACTTGCTTTCATGCTACTTCTTCTCAACATCAGCCTCCTGAATG gaCAGTCACCACCTGGAAAACCTGAAATCCACAAATGTCGTTCCCCTGACAAGGAAACATTCACCTGCTGGTGGACTCCTGGGTCAGATGGAGGACTTCCCACCAATTATTCACTGACTTACAGCAAAGAAGG AGAGAAAAACACCTATGAATGTCCAGACTACAAAACCAGTGGCCCCAATTCCTGTTTCTTTAGCAAGCAGTACACTTCCATATGGAAAATATACATCATCATAGTAAATGCCACGAACGAAATGGGAAGCAGTGCCTCGGATCCACTTTATGTGGACGTGACTTACATTG TTGAACCAGAGCCTCCTCGGAACCTGACTTTAGAAGTGAAacaactaaaagacaaaaaaacctaTCTGTGGGTAAAATGGTCCCCACCCACCATAACTGACGTCAAAACTGGTTGGTTTACAATGGAATATGAAATTCGATTAAAGTCTGAAGAAGCAGAAGAGTGGGAG ATCCATTTTACAGGTCACCAAACACAATTTAAGGTTTTTGACTTATATCCAGGACAAAAGTACCTTGTCCAGACTCGCTGCAAGCCAGACCATGGATACTGGAGCAGATGGAGCCAGGAGAAATCCATTGAAATACCAAAGG ACTTCACCTTGAAAGATACAACTGTGTGGATCATTGTGGCCGTTCTCTCTGCTGTCATCTGTTTGATTATGGTCTGGGCAGTGGCTTTGAAGGGCTATAG CATGATGACCTGCATCTTTCCACCAGTTCCTGGGCCAAAAATAAAAGGATTTGATACTCATCTGCTAGAG AAGGGCAAGTCTGAAGAACTGCTGAGTGCCTTGGGGTGCCAAGACTTTCCCCCCACTTCTGACTGTGAGGACTTGCTGGTGGAGTTCTTGGAAGTGGATGACAATGAGGACGAGCGGCTAATGCCATCCCATTCCAAAGAGTATCCGGGTCAAGGTGTGAAACCCACACACCTAGATCCCGACAGTGACTCTGGTCACGGAAGCTATGACAGTCATTCTCTTTTGTCTGAAAAGTGTGAGGAGCCCAAGGCCTACCCCCCTACCTTCCACATCCCTGAGATCGCCGAGAAGCCAGAGAATCCTGAGGCAAATATTCCTCCCACCCCAGACCCCCAAAGCACCACCCCCAATGGTCATACAGATGCATCCAGATCTACAGCATGTCCTTTACCGCCTGGCCAGCACATGCCCAGATCTCCTTACCATAGCATTGCCGATGTGTGCAAGCTAGCTGGGAGTCCTATAGACACACTGGACTCTTTCTcagacaaagcagaagaaaatgttcTGAAGTCGTCTGAAGCCCCTGGAGAGGAAGAAGTGGCTGTTCAAGAAGGGGCAAAAAGCTTCCCttctaacaaacaaaacacacctcGGCCGCTGCTCCAGGAGAAAGGCCCCGCTGTCTATGCTAAACCCCCAGATTACGTGGAGATTCACAAAGTTAACAGAGACGGAGTGCTATCATTACTCCTCAAGCAGAGAGAAAACCACCAGACAGAAAACCCCGGGGTTCCTGAAACCGGTAAGGAGTATGCCAAGGTGTCCGGGGTCACAGATAACAACATCCTGGTGTTAGTGCCAGACTCACGAGCCCAGAACACAGCGTTGCTCGGGGAATCAGTCAAGAAGGTTCCACCATCGCTTGAACAGaaccaatcagagaaagatctggcCAGCTTTACTGCAACCTCAAGCAACCGCAGGCTCCAACTGGGCAGGCTGGATTACCTGGATCCTACATGCTTCATGCACTCCTTTCACTGA
- the Prlr gene encoding prolactin receptor isoform X2 has protein sequence MCCLYQEEGASLKKNMPSALAFMLLLLNISLLNGQSPPGKPEIHKCRSPDKETFTCWWTPGSDGGLPTNYSLTYSKEGEKNTYECPDYKTSGPNSCFFSKQYTSIWKIYIIIVNATNEMGSSASDPLYVDVTYIVEPEPPRNLTLEVKQLKDKKTYLWVKWSPPTITDVKTGWFTMEYEIRLKSEEAEEWEIHFTGHQTQFKVFDLYPGQKYLVQTRCKPDHGYWSRWSQEKSIEIPKDFTLKDTTVWIIVAVLSAVICLIMVWAVALKGYSMMTCIFPPVPGPKIKGFDTHLLETGSPSKYKVDRRLALPGRFQKLDNEEELDY, from the exons ATGTGTTGCCTGTATCAAGAAGAAGGGGCCAGCCTGAAGAAAAACATGCCATCTGCACTTGCTTTCATGCTACTTCTTCTCAACATCAGCCTCCTGAATG gaCAGTCACCACCTGGAAAACCTGAAATCCACAAATGTCGTTCCCCTGACAAGGAAACATTCACCTGCTGGTGGACTCCTGGGTCAGATGGAGGACTTCCCACCAATTATTCACTGACTTACAGCAAAGAAGG AGAGAAAAACACCTATGAATGTCCAGACTACAAAACCAGTGGCCCCAATTCCTGTTTCTTTAGCAAGCAGTACACTTCCATATGGAAAATATACATCATCATAGTAAATGCCACGAACGAAATGGGAAGCAGTGCCTCGGATCCACTTTATGTGGACGTGACTTACATTG TTGAACCAGAGCCTCCTCGGAACCTGACTTTAGAAGTGAAacaactaaaagacaaaaaaacctaTCTGTGGGTAAAATGGTCCCCACCCACCATAACTGACGTCAAAACTGGTTGGTTTACAATGGAATATGAAATTCGATTAAAGTCTGAAGAAGCAGAAGAGTGGGAG ATCCATTTTACAGGTCACCAAACACAATTTAAGGTTTTTGACTTATATCCAGGACAAAAGTACCTTGTCCAGACTCGCTGCAAGCCAGACCATGGATACTGGAGCAGATGGAGCCAGGAGAAATCCATTGAAATACCAAAGG ACTTCACCTTGAAAGATACAACTGTGTGGATCATTGTGGCCGTTCTCTCTGCTGTCATCTGTTTGATTATGGTCTGGGCAGTGGCTTTGAAGGGCTATAG CATGATGACCTGCATCTTTCCACCAGTTCCTGGGCCAAAAATAAAAGGATTTGATACTCATCTGCTAGAG